In the genome of Candidatus Syntrophosphaera sp., the window TATTTTCCTGCCAGAGCAGTGTACGGTTCTGTTCTTGGGGGATCATGAAGATGGCCTCTTCGCCCCAGGAACTGAAATAAATCCTGCCCAGTTCGTCGATGGCGATCCCGTCGAGGCTGTCGTAGAGGGTGGTGCGGAAAACGCTGAACTCGCCGCTCTCGATGTTGTATGCCAGGATCGGCGAAGCCTGTCTGAGTCCAACAATGAGCATCTGGCGGCGGGGATAGTCGTAGACGATTCCGTTGGGGCCGGCCATCAGATCGGAAGAGACGCTGGAGATGCTTTTGCTGGAGGGGTCGACGATGTAGAGCCTGTCGCTGCGGGAGTCGCTAACATATAGCAGGCCGCGGTGGTCGCTTTCAATGTCGTTGAGCATTATGGAGCCGGGGATGGTGATGCTGTCTATAATCCTGGCTTCTTCGAGGTCGATGACCTGGACAGCGGTATTGTCGGTCACATAGAGGAGGGGCGGCAGCAGTTTCATGCCGCGGGGGTTGGTCAGCCCCTCTTTCAGGAAGAGCTGGTATTTGCCGCTCTCATCCAAGCTAATGATCTGGCCGTTGCCTTTGTTGGAGATGAGGAATCTCTGGCCGGCTTCGTCGTAGACTATGCTTTCGGGATTGTTGAGCGTGGCGGGTTTGAATAGTCGTAGCAGGATGAATGCGGCGACAAGCAGCAGCAGGATTATGATAAGGACCGTAACGATCCGGGATATTTTGTTGGGCATGGTTTCTCCTAATCTTTTAGGTTCCAGGAGCAGCCTGAGGGCGTATCCTTGATCTCGATGCCAAGAGCGGCGAGGTCGTCGCGGATCTTGTCCGATAGGGCCCAGTTCTTGGCAGCGCGTGCTTCCTGGCGATATTGGATGACGATTTCAACGAGTTGGCGTGTGAGGTCTGGAACTGTGGATTCCAGCTTGGCAGCCAGGTTTTGGAAAAAGCCCAGCACTTCTCCCAGATGCACGAGCATCAGTGCGGCCTGTTCCCTGGTCTCACGGGGCAGTTGTTCGTTCTTGGTCTGGTGGCTCAGGTCGAAGAGCACGGCGATCGCCTTGGCAGTATTGAGATCGTCGTCCAAGGCCTGGATGAAGGCCTTTTTCTGCGCAGCATGGGTATCATCCAGGTCCGCGGTGATGTTCAGATAGCCGATCGCTTTGAGGGCGGAATAGAAATTGGTCACGGCACGTTCGGATTCCTCAATGATCTCGCGGTTGAAATCGATCGGGGAACGGTAGTGCTTGGAAAGGAAGAAGAAGCGGACCGCCTCTGCGCTGTGTTGTTGCAGGATGTCCCGGGCTGTGAAGAAGTTCTTCAGGCTCTTGCTCATCTTTTCGCCGTCGATATTGAGGAAACCGTTGTGGACCCAGTAATTTGCCAAAGGCTTTCCAGACAAGGCCTGGGCCTGGGCCAGTTCATTCTCGTGGTGGGGGAAGATGAGGTCGATCCCGCCGCCATGGATATCGAAGGTTTCGCCCAGGTATTTGCGGCTCATCACCACGCATTCCGTGTGCCAGCCTGGCCTGCCTTCGCCCCAGGGGCTTTGCCAGACGGGCTCGCCGGGTTTGCTGCGCTTCCAGAGAGTGAAATCCGCGGAATTGCGTTTCAGCGGGTTTTCGGCCACTCGGGCTCCGGCCAATTGGTCTTCCGTTTTCTTGCCTGAGAGTTGTCCATACTCCGGTAAAGCTGCGGTGTTGAAATAAACGTCTCCCTCCGCTTGATATGCAAAGCCTTTCTCCACCATGGCCTTGATGGCGGCAATGATGTCTTCCATCACCTCCGTGGCCTTGGGCTGATGAGTGGGCGGCTTGATCCCAAGCGCCTGGCTGTCTTCCAGAAAGGCCTGGGTGTATTTGGCCGCGACGTCGTTGAAAGGGATCTTCTCGTCGATGGACTGAGTGATGATCCGGTCGTCAATGTCAGTGATGTTTTGGACGTAGGTGACCTCATAGCCCCGGAATTCGAAATAGCGGCGCAGGACGTCGAAGAACAGGAAGGCGCGGGCGTTGCCGATGTGGAAATAGTTATATACTGTGGGCCCGCAGGCATAGATCTTCACTTTGCCGGGGCTGAGGGGCGTGAATTCTTCCTTCTGGCGTTTGAGTTGGTTGTAAAGCTGCATGGGCAATCCTTAATTGTAGATGACCAACTTTTCGGTCTTTTCCGTTTTCCTGCCGTCGAGGGTGGTGGCCCGGACCTTTACGAAGTAGGTGTTGTTGGCAAAGCGGTCGCCGCGGGCGTCCTTACCGTTCCAGGAAATGGCGTTGAAGCCCTGGCGGCCCAACGCCTTGAAGCTATGTGCTTTTTTACCGGTGACCGTGTAGATGTCGATGATCAGGTCACTGTCCTGCGAAAGCATGAAAGTGAAGCTGGTGCTGGTTTGCATGGGGTTGGGATAGATGAGGAAGCGCTCGATGGCCAGTTCCCCGCTTTTCTTGACGATAAAATTCGTGCTGGACACGGAGGGCAGATTGAAATTGTCAAAGGCGATCAGTTGCAAGGTGTGGGGACCTTCGGCGAGGTTGCTCAACTGGTAAGTGAGCAGGCCCTCGGTGTGGGAATCGAGGTTATAGCTGAAATACTGGGTCACGGGGATCGGCTGCAGTGAATTATCCAGGATCAGCAGGATGTTGTGGCCGGCGCTTCCGGTCACGTTGATGCCATTGCTGTCTGAGATCCTGGCATGCAGGATGGGATTGGTGCCCACGGTATCCCCTGGCCGGAAATCCAGGCTGCCCAGGAAAAGCTCGATAGCAGGCGCATCCGGGTTTTCGGCAATGACTGCGTCATCGCTCAATGCCAGTGGATGGAGGAAATTGGTGTAGTCCTGTCTGCTTATGGGGTCCCAGAGATAGGAGACGATGAGGCCGGTATTGCCAGTAGTTACGTCATCCGGGACGATGAAGCTGCTGTTATACTGGCCGCCAGTTACAGTCGCGCTGCCCGTGTAGAGAGGTGCTCCGCGGTGGCTGACATTTGTCTGCCAATCCAGGCTGTATTCGGTTTCGGTGTTGAACGCTTTCACTTCCGCGATGCTGCTGTACGCGCTGGGTGAGAATCCGCCTTCGATGCTCACAAGCTGTCGTGCATAAAAGGTCTCGTCTTTGGGTCCGGTTTTTTGCCCGGACACCGTGATAACGCTGTCGCGTACTGGGGGCGTGATCCTGAGATGGGGATCGCCTAAAAGCACATAAGTGGCGTCGTTGTCGTTGCTTTGGGTGTATTGGATCTTGGCGGCCATGATGGAATAGCCGATCGGGTTGCGTCCGTTGGCCAGGTTGTTCAGCAGGAATTGCATCATGGGGGCATTGCTGTAGGGGGTGCTGATGCGGGTGGCAGAATAGGATGCGATGGCGCCCAAGTTGTTGAGTAGAACGGTTTTCTGCCCCAGGCTTTCGAAGCCCCAGTAATCGAAATGGGAAACCTTGCAGGAGGCTGCCATGAAGAGAGTCAGCCGGTCCGGATTGTTAAACCTGCCCATGTCCGCGGCGCCGTTGAAATAGTCCTCCGCTCCCAGCTTGTCATAGGATCCGTGCCCGATATAGTACCAAACTAGGCGACCTTCGTTGATCATGGCGAGCATGTCATCGCGGGCGCGGGGTTTGTTTTGGAATTCGTCGTATTCATAATCCCAGGCGAAGATCTTATCCACCAGAATACTGGGATGCACTACATTGCCCGCGTCCTGGGTCTGGCGGG includes:
- a CDS encoding SMP-30/gluconolactonase/LRE family protein; its protein translation is MPNKISRIVTVLIIILLLLVAAFILLRLFKPATLNNPESIVYDEAGQRFLISNKGNGQIISLDESGKYQLFLKEGLTNPRGMKLLPPLLYVTDNTAVQVIDLEEARIIDSITIPGSIMLNDIESDHRGLLYVSDSRSDRLYIVDPSSKSISSVSSDLMAGPNGIVYDYPRRQMLIVGLRQASPILAYNIESGEFSVFRTTLYDSLDGIAIDELGRIYFSSWGEEAIFMIPQEQNRTLLWQEN
- the cysS gene encoding cysteine--tRNA ligase; translated protein: MQLYNQLKRQKEEFTPLSPGKVKIYACGPTVYNYFHIGNARAFLFFDVLRRYFEFRGYEVTYVQNITDIDDRIITQSIDEKIPFNDVAAKYTQAFLEDSQALGIKPPTHQPKATEVMEDIIAAIKAMVEKGFAYQAEGDVYFNTAALPEYGQLSGKKTEDQLAGARVAENPLKRNSADFTLWKRSKPGEPVWQSPWGEGRPGWHTECVVMSRKYLGETFDIHGGGIDLIFPHHENELAQAQALSGKPLANYWVHNGFLNIDGEKMSKSLKNFFTARDILQQHSAEAVRFFFLSKHYRSPIDFNREIIEESERAVTNFYSALKAIGYLNITADLDDTHAAQKKAFIQALDDDLNTAKAIAVLFDLSHQTKNEQLPRETREQAALMLVHLGEVLGFFQNLAAKLESTVPDLTRQLVEIVIQYRQEARAAKNWALSDKIRDDLAALGIEIKDTPSGCSWNLKD